The Amaranthus tricolor cultivar Red isolate AtriRed21 chromosome 2, ASM2621246v1, whole genome shotgun sequence genome contains the following window.
GTGTCTCAACTCTTTAGATAGGTATGCGTGTGTATGTTTCTGCATGTCTGTGTTTTGGTACTGTTCCATTTTGTTGTCTGTGTATATGcttgctttgttttttttttgttaaatagctatttttacttgtttttttttactcTATCTGAAAAAATCTTTTTCGTCTCTGCTGCCTTGACAATGCTCTGAAAATCCAATAGGTATTCTCAGTCTGTTTTAAACTCTTACATCATACATCAGTGTCCACATATCAGGGCTAATATAATATTCATGGTACCATATTCCATTTCGTGGACTAGggtttcattttctttcttaaaCCTGATTTCAAGGATATAATATTCATGGTATCATTGATTATGAAATGAGTGTTTTTTATATAAGGCTTGTTATTTGACAAGAATGCATCTATTTAAGGTAAACAGCCatgttattttgaattatttgatATTAAATTTGTTGCCCTTGAGGCATGGGAGCCTTCTTTTCATGTGAGCTTCTGAGTATTGGTGATTTTCACACTGTTGTAGAGCGCTCAAATTTTgtaatcttacaaaagtgtGCCTTCGCAGGCGACATAGCATGTGATTGAGGCTTACAatgttttttttctcttttcccCATTTGTGGAGAACTTCTCTTATATGAGTATATTTTAGAGAGGTTTATTCTTTTGTCCCTTGATGGGGTGGTGAGGGGGGACTAAAAGATTTGGCCCAAAAGAACAAATTGGTGTGccttaagaaaatgaaattgattGCTATCATGCTATGGAGTCACAATTAGCATACCATaataacaatgccaaagccttatcACCACACACATTTGGAACTCCCAAGAGTTTTTTTGGGGTGGGTGGGGGATGGGGGTTGTTGTCTTGCACTATGACACCCTAAACTTGTAATTCCAGTGTGATGCAGGGGTCTTCTTCTGagccttttgtttttttgttcattggATATGCATGAGGtggtaaatattggatttgtgatttttcaaaaattgtTTACGAGGAATCTAAACTCGGTCATTATTGATTATGCAAGTATAAATGATGCGCCACTGTTTTTGTTGTGACATGTGGGAAACATTAACGGTGATATGTTGCAAGCTTTGGTGGTGTTTGCTCATCATCTACATTGAGAATAAATAGATTGATATTTGTGATTGAATTTTGGGTATAAACCCCGAAAGATTTTTCATAATATGGATCTCGGCATGTTTTTGTGTTGTAAACACCATCTCTTATGGTTGATTATTTGGTGAATGATTGTGGGTACTTAAGATGCTTTAAGCACAATCGGGAGTGCGTTGATGTTCTCTTATCTACATGATGACATGATGACATTGTCTATGTTGCAGGTGAGGGAGTACATTGATGATACAGAAGATTATGTCAATATTCAACTCGACAACCAGCGTAATGAACTCATTCAACTCCAACTCCATCTTACAATTGCATCATTTGCTATTGCAATCGATACCCTTATAGCAGGATTTTTTGGCATGAACATACCCTGTAGTTTATATACCAAGGACGGTGTCTTTGGCTATGTCGTTGCAGGTGGCATTGTCTTCTCCTTTCTGATGTACCTCCTCATTTTAGGATATGCCAGGTGGAAAAAGCTACTTGGCTCTTGAACATCCACATTGCATCTCTGATACGTACATCAGTACATGCTGTTAGTGATTATAGGTCATTGTAATTTCAAGACTAGATAAAATGTCAATACACAGATTTCAACTTGTATAAGCACAATGGCAAGGTGAATGAAGCTGTTTTGAGTGTATATGATTTAATGTCTATGATAAATGAAATATAGCATTAAGCTTTGAAGCTGCACATCTTTATTTAATCGTATCATATTGTTTTTGTCGGAAAGAATTTGTTCAAGTGTTAGAGCCCCAGAATACAAAAACAAGTTGCATCAAGGATCACTGACGAGCAACCGGCTCACATAATTTCTGGTTACAATAATATGAACGCTTGCAAATTAGTTGCTGTATATTCAATTGAATCAGATTCTCGTTACAATAATATGAACTCTTGCAAATTAGCCATGGTATTCAATTGATTCAGATAGATTACTTGGCGTGACGGAAGAGGGAGCTAGATAACCTACAAGACATCCAACAATgcatcaaaaaagaaaatatactcGACTACGGGTTGAACAATTTACATTTGAAATAACAAGGCGCCATTGGCGAGGAAAAAGGAGAGCATTACATGTAAACTGCGATACATATTCTTACACAACTAACATCCATTATTCACCTCCTGCTTTTCTGCAGGGTTACACATCTAACAGTTGCTATGCCCATAAGGCCAAAACAACTGGATGAACATATTCTTAAATTAGTAATTGCTACATCACGAGTCAAATACCCTTCCGTTAACCACCTCGGGCAAGACATCTACCTGGAATTTAGAATTTACTTCCACTCCGGGGACACTCACCAGGTGCACAAACAATCGTAATTCAATGGAAACAAAAAACCGAAAAAATGAAATTAGGTTATCTGAGCCAAGGTCAACCTCAATGTCAAAAGGGACCAAAGTGGTAGATATTACAGTTTTCACCAGCATGGCAACCAAGACAACGTAGAAAGAATCCAAACGATCCCAAGTTTTTAGATACGAACTGGACCACTAAAAGAGTCGGCACCTGTACCAGCTTCTTTGTGCTTTAAACTGAGATTTGCAAACTGAGCATCAAGATCTCTGCTATTTTTCCGTCTGTGGCTAGATGACGGCCGCTGATGAGAttgctgctgctgctgttgaTACAGGGCTCGAAGACGACTCATCTCCCTTTCCAAAACTTCATGCTCCACTGAATCCAACAAAAATCATTTATACTGTTATTAACTCATACTCAACAAAAGCTTTATCTAGCCACATGATACGGGCTGTCATACATATAGCTAGTGGAAATTGGAAACCACAACAGAAAATAAGTCTTTAATGTTGATTTGTGAAAACTAAGTCTCCAGCAAAAAATAAGtcttaaatgtttaatttataGCATTTAACTTGTGATACTTAACTTAATCCGTCAAATAGCAGCAACTCCATGACATAGCAACAGATATGACTATGAGTGCCAATTTACATCATCAATATGATATATTTTCTTCCCACATTTTAGTCTACAGATTAATGCCAGGAACTACAGAAAAGTTTTACAAAGCCAAACAACATGGCAATTAAAATCTGGCAACTTCAAAACCCAAATTGAAAGCCTGTCAAGGCAAAAGGCAAAATTTTAACAGCATTCATCAAAAGCCTCAGTACGAGGGAATTCGATGTCAAACCATAATTGACATGATAACCAACCACACACAAGCTTTGAATGAGTCGGGAGGATGAATATTATCACACCCTAATTAAGTATCTTTGTGTCGACTAGCATGAGCTTCTCAAGTCTAAACTTATTTATTCACCGTATGCCCAAGGGTTTATTTATTCAAAGATTAAATCATCACGAAGTAAAAAAATAAGCAGACACGCATGAATTTCACGACAACTTTCTGAAAATTTCACATAATCAGATCTAGTTAAGAGCATGCTGAAACTTAATCGAACCAAGGGCCCACATCTAAGACATTAACAAAGGAAAGAGTTCCAGAATAGTTGACAACACTTACAGTATTTGATAAGCTTCTCCTGGGCCAAGTTATCCAAACGCTGTTTCAAAGCTTTATTCTCCATGCTAAGGATTAAATTCTGTTGATTGAGAAACTCAAGCTCAGCTGAAACTTCAGACCCTTCCGCCTGTAAAATAGTGTAAGTGACAATATACAAAACAGTGAGTTTATGACTCCATTGCCTTTCCTCCAAcagcaaaacaaaaataagagtATGAAAAAGGAGTTTCCAAATTATACTTGCCTGTAGGGCCTGTACATTTCTTTCCAGCTCTGCTATGTACTGAAGCTTCCGAACCCTCGAACGTTGAGCAAATTGCCTACATTAGATTGACGTTAAGGAATAGTTCTTGAGGCTAATATAACATGGTCAGTTCACAGCTATTGAACATCTAATCAACTtgctaaacaaaaaaaatcatatctTTTTCACATAATTGTCACTCTATCACGAATTACAAATACATAAAACACACTAAAAAACAAGCTCAAATGTTAGAGCACCTCACTAATAGTGATCAATACATGCATTACATGTTACTATCACCTTGTTTGGTTATTAGGTATTATatggtggtaataaaaatgagtTACAAAATGTTCTGTCATTCCATAGTAATGACGCTTTCAACATCAAACACGCTTTTTCAACATagttttccattaccacctaatgcCACATTCTCACGTGGTAACATAATAGAAAAAATTTCATGaagaaaaaactaataaaagtaGGACAAGCATGATCATAAACCTTGTTAAAGTAATTTTTTAGCTAAATTGCTCAAGTTTTTATTACTATGCCAACCATATAATACCAACAAGCATCAACTAAACAACCAAACGAACCGTAAGTATAAAAGTGCGTGAAATATGAAAGGATTTTAGAATCAAAACACTGATGAAACAAACATCAAAGAGGAAATCTAAGTAGAACTAGTGTAATAATAGTGAATAATTATTTAGTTGAGACATGGACGGAGGCTTACTGTTTAGCGCGTTTTGTATCATTTTCAGACGGAGATTTTGCATGGGAACCATCTTTCCTCTCAGAAGTTTTTAAATCATGAGAGCCCAATTCACTGTGGTCTTGCTTCTCAGCCCCTGTAGACGAAATTGGATCCACTTCAAGTGGTGCAGAGGATACTCCCATACTTTGGTTAACAGCATTATCTCTGGATGAACAGATGCCACTAGTATAATTTGTGGGAGCTACTTTTAGTTCCAATGGCCTATTCTTAGGTTTCCCAAAAAATTTAGGATCGTGATAAAGAGATCCTTGATGAGTATCTTTCCTAAGATCTAGATTTCGTGACCCCCATAAAGGAGAAGACGCCACAGATTGGAACTTGCTCTCATCCTGTGATATTGACATATAATCTGCATTCAACATGTTGCCAGCATCAAAATAAGCAAAAGAGTCACTTGATGAGCGGCGATGACCTTTACGTACAGGGGTATCCGGCTCATTTAAAAGTTCATCGAACCAAGAGGGTTGCTCCTCTATTAGGCTCTCTGATGAAGTTCTTTGATGAAAGGCACTTCCATCTCTACATTTTGTGGTAGATTTTGATCCCAGAGAGGCATTGGGTCCATATTCAGTGTAAGATGGAGTAATACAGGGGAATGGACTTTTAGGGGGGAGAAGATAGTTCTTGCCATTATGCATCAGGTTTCTGACGTTTGCAGATCCTTTGGGATTCGCCATGTCCTAGAGAAAAAAATTGCCTGTCAATTATAAAAACTCACTAGGTCATCATCAAAAAATTACTTCTTTTGTGTCTCACAACGCTATAAGAGGAAAAGAGTTTAAAATTTAACAGTTAAATAAACCTAAGATCTTCTAAATCAATTAGTTAAATTTGGCATTCAACAACAGCGACCAGTTCTCTCAAATTTTGCATGGTCATCTTCACACTATAGGACAAGTATCATCCAGGGATCTAAATAATTGAGAATTGGCTATTCTAGCCACTACATCACAGAACAGTATTAAAATTATATCATGAGGCCATCCACTCAATTCAAGTCATTACAGTTACCACTCCTATTGTGTCTTACAAGAAGGAAATACCTACACTCATATTTTATATCTACCAACATTTAAAGCTCACATGAATCATATCTACATAAATAAATAGTTGATACTTGATAATATTGACAATAAGAACAAATACGTTGTACACGTATGATTTACAGTAAAATAGAACACTTGACTTTTAGTTTAAAATGGAAATACCGAGGCTTTTCGATCCATGAAATGACAGTAGGTCAGCAGCAAATGCTAAACTAATACCAAATAGACACCACCTTTCACAACTCAAATCATAGAAAACTTTCAATTGAAACCAAACTTTTGTTCAATAGAGGAGAATAAAAGTAGGTTGACATGGTGCACAAGTTGCCAGCCTGCGACATAGTGATCACTAAAATAGAGAGGGAATGCAGAttaataattttggaaaaaaataatcCACAATAGAATATAATTAGCTCAAATCGAAAAAAGGCTGACATGTAAAACTGTTCATGCATCTGATTTCTAAATGCACTAGCTGCAATCCACCAGAGCTTCACAGACCATTTGATAATAGGGTTAGTTATTACGCTTACACGTCATTACAGGAATAGCTTTACACTTAACCTACATTGCTTTTGAAATACAATATACTGTCTGAATCATAGTTTTTGTTATTTACTGAAGTTTAGAACAACTTAATTCATCACAAAATAATAAAGATGCGTTAAAAGGGAACACTTAATACATAAGCTTGTTGAATAGAGACTAAAAATTGTATTTGTAACACCTAAGACTGCCCATGTCTGCAACTCTGTAACAGTTATGGCTACTGAATACACAACCTTTCAAAGGGCCATTTGTTAACAGCCATTTAAACAAGGCTGCAAAGCAATTATTGAGTTTTATGCACGCCTTACAAGTAGTAAGCATTTAACTAATAAAATCCAGCCAATTTCTAGCTATCAAGTCTGAGAATTATGGGGTGACGCCATTATACAGGTCACCAATAGTATCTGCAAGTCAGGCCTATCATTTGAGAGTAGCAAGGTTATGTGATACATCATACGACTTGGTTTCTGCTGTCTAACTGGAGCTGGAAAGATTGCTACTAATTTTAGACTTCAGCTAGTCCACGATACTCAAATGACAATGCAGCTTTATAACACCACACACCACAATCAAATTTCTGTTTGTCAATTGTAACATTTAAAGAGGCAGGCGTGAAGCTCATCAGTCAAACATTGCACATAAAGGACACATTTTTCAAAAGCATGTTTTGTAATAGTGAATAGAATTCTCCATTACTTCAAGTATTTCATACAATCCAAGTAGTGAATGAATGCAAATGTCGAAAGGCTTGGTTGAGCTGCATGTGCGTACCGAAAAGATAAGACCGCAACACCCAGCCCCCAGGGTCCAGGATTGAAAAAACCCAGTTTCATAAAAGAACCCCACCACTTCAATTCTCCTTCTTATACACAGAGTACTTGTACCATTGTACTTCTACAAAGAAATTTCCAATAGGAATTTGAAGCAACAAAATTCATGTCTCATAAAGGTTATCTCCATCATGATTGTACAACAAAAGTGTATAACATAAGAACTTCTCTAATGATTATACACATTTACGTCTATAAGAAAACGCAAACATACATTCATAGTTCAAGCAAAAAATACCAATCAACAGATGCTTAGCAAGACACTGTCAACATACTGTAAGAAACCTTCACTGGATTCATACAAAATTGCAGCATTTTAATCTTTTAAGGACCATCAAATAATATAGCACGTTACTATTTCGGTAACAACTGTTACTACAACACTCCATCACAACTAACATTCTATTACCTAAAGTCATTTAGACTTTAGTGACTCCCGCATTAACGGGTTTTGAGGGCGTGGGATGCACACAACCCTACATTTGAGTAGCAGCTGTCACTAAACTACAAAATTAGCATAGTAGTCAAAGAATTGGGCTTGATTTAACAAAAACACCATGAATCCACTCCTACGAAGTTCATACAAATTTGGAAAAATCCACAAAGCCACCAACATTTTAGTTcatcaatttaattttcaactcAACAAGCTACACAATCCATTAAAAAAAAGCAACCATCTTATCCTCAATTAAACTCCACAAACACCAAACTCCTAAAAATCTATCAATTTCTACAGAGAACACAATCAACAACAGCCTACATTATAAATAAAACAGTACAAACAATAAACCAAACTAAACAAACAGAAATGAGAATAACAACACATACACCAAAAAGATGAAATACCAATCAATGAATAAAAAGTTGCCGATGAAATAGGGTTTTGTCAATGACAGCTTATCCACACGTCGGAAGATAAGAATAAATTCTTATCAAAACGATTATTCAAATATTCTGGAAAAAAAATGATCCGATTCCCGCAATTCCGTCTCCGGCAAACAGAAAGTATAGATTAAAATCGAAACTCAACTGAACAATGTCGAAGTTGTCAAAGTTGCAGATCTGACTAAAATTGCAGAAGTAGAGTAATATAACAACGAAGACGAAGTGAATTAAAATAAACTAGGGTTAGCACAATTTCAATCGAACAACATTGTTGCCGGACAAAAAACGCCGGAAAAGTAGTGGTCGCCGGAGGGAGATAAAGTGGTACAGGCTAAAAAGAGAGATAGAGTGGTAGAGGGAGAAATTGAAGAGTTTTTGTTGGGAAAAGAGAGGgttttgtttaatgtttaaGCATGTGATTTtctttttagtatttttttctGAGTGGTTTTTTTATCACTCCTATTTATTATGAgtaaagtagagtagtcaaaaCAATGGATTTTATAGTTTTGTAGATGGCTTAATTGATTTtagattggattatttttgattaaattgcTTTTATATAGTTGGATTTGGGTCAAAtgtctaaaatttattttcttttcattaaatgaaaaaaattaaaagtataaaatactttttatttttataacttttttctCATAAACTCAATCAACATACTTCTTTTTAGAGTCTAACAAAAGTATAAgattctaaaattttaaaataactaaaaacaTGAAGTAGTTggttttgattaataaaaaataatgatgtGAAACTGAAGAAATATAAATCAAACTTAGAAAATAAACAATTTTGgcttattttattgtttattttttgagtTGAAATATTTTTGATTCATTAGccaaaattattaagttatgaCGACACTAATTTTCGATCCATTTTCATGTCAATTTCTTGAGTTTCGGTTTCAATATCAAAATTGTTACCCAATTTGATTGTTGAATATAGCATGATGAAGGAAAATAATAAGCattttggaaatttatttttcttattaaaactattattcaattttattttgaaatatagCACAGATCAAGAAGAAAAAGTAATGAAGAAAATGTTAGTGACAACTAGATCGTTATAAATAATACTACTAAAAGTAAGAGAAAATAtatagaataaattaaaaaaatattaaaattattatttaaatagaaatatagcAAAGTGaacaaagaaattaaaatgaaatgcATTGTAATTTAATGGATAATAATAAAGTGGGAGTAGTAAGTAAGAAATGAGCAAGTATAGGCTGTACAAATTGATATCAATATCAAACGGCTGGGaagcatttaaaaaaaataaattggcgccactgaaaaataaaaaataataattataattttgttttttttgcattaatatTAAAAAGTGGAGTACTTGAGATGGTCGTGCAATTAGCGGCAAAATGCAAGCTGTCAAACAGTTGTAATTTAGCA
Protein-coding sequences here:
- the LOC130805112 gene encoding uncharacterized protein At4g06598-like, translated to MANPKGSANVRNLMHNGKNYLLPPKSPFPCITPSYTEYGPNASLGSKSTTKCRDGSAFHQRTSSESLIEEQPSWFDELLNEPDTPVRKGHRRSSSDSFAYFDAGNMLNADYMSISQDESKFQSVASSPLWGSRNLDLRKDTHQGSLYHDPKFFGKPKNRPLELKVAPTNYTSGICSSRDNAVNQSMGVSSAPLEVDPISSTGAEKQDHSELGSHDLKTSERKDGSHAKSPSENDTKRAKQQFAQRSRVRKLQYIAELERNVQALQAEGSEVSAELEFLNQQNLILSMENKALKQRLDNLAQEKLIKYLEHEVLEREMSRLRALYQQQQQQSHQRPSSSHRRKNSRDLDAQFANLSLKHKEAGTGADSFSGPVRI